ACACAAACAGAAGCAAGAAAACTATTCCATGAGCCCCCACTGGGTGCACCCATTCTCCGAGGTGTTGAACACAGCACTGAACAAGTTTCTCATAAAACTTGTTCTCATAAAACCGCATGGGCTCCACCTTCCCCAACTTACAGCTACTCATCACAGCTGTTGCACTGGACTGGTTTCACTTGTCATTCATCCTAGGAACTACGTAGGGGGTGAGGGGAGCCCCCACAACCAGTTTGACCTAGGAACTCGTCAGGCAGTACCTCTGTCCTACTCACTATGAAGTAGGATCTTCAATGTGGGCACTTCGCTTATTTCTGAAACTTGGAGAAACACGTGGATTTTTACATCAGTGACTATTCACCTTACATTTCCTGGTGGGACATTCTTGTTTCACTTTTTGGCTGTATCCtacagcatatgagatcttaatTTTCttaccagggaccaaacctgcatctcctgcagtggaaggtaagagtcttcaccactggaccaccagggaagtccctcaattcTTCTTGAATGGCTAATTTTCTACATACAGCTAaatggggtggaggtggagggctGCAGTGGGCAGGAAAGTGTAACTGTTGATTAAAACTCCTTAAATCTCACCACTTTGTTATTTTTGATACCTCAAATCCCCAAATTATACTTTGAACTAGAGGCAATCATTGTGGAAGTCTAGTGTTAATACTTCAAACTTTATTCCATCTGTGAGGCATGTAGAacgtgtgtttgtgtttgtgtgtgtgtcagaacTCCTGCCATGGCTTCCCAACACTTACATGAACACTCATTATTCTCAGGGGAGCTGGAAAACCAAGGTGGTGATTTTCTGCCTTCCGGGGATGGTTCTTCATTAACTGTCACATCTaactttatgatccaactctcctatctgtacatgactactggaaaaaacatagctttgactatatgggacTTTTGCCAGAAAAGTGGTATCTCAGCTTTcaataatatgctgtctaggtttgtcatagctttcctgtgagagttggaccatgaagaaggctgagctccaaagaactgatgctttcgaattgtggtgctggagaggactcttgagagtcccttaaacaacaaggagatcaaacccagtcaatctaaaggaagtcaaccctgactattcattagaagaactgacaTTGAAGCggcagtactttggctgcctgatatgaacagccaactcattggaaaagaccctgatgctgggaaagattgaaggcagaaggcggtgacagaggatgaaatggttggattgtatcactgactcaatgaacgtaaatttgtgcaaactctgggagatggtgaaggacagggaagtctggtgtgctgcagtccatggggtcacaaagagtcagacacaacttggcgactgagcAACATCTCCATGTTAATTTAACACAGTTGCTTTGTCCTAGAAATAGACATTATAAGATATTACCCTTGAGAACTGTTTACTTCCGGTTACTTTATAACTGGCTGGCGTTCTCCAGTCTAAGACTCCCTGTTTGGCTTTTCACATCACACTGAGTGCACACACAGGATGCACACATGCACTCTGCTCTGAACCAGCCTGCATCCCTCTCTGGGGTCCAGGGAGGAGACAACAAATGTGCTCTGCACCAGTCCCTTCATACCTACAACCAGGCAACCATTAGTTAAAACTGCACTTTAAAAACACCTTAATAGTTGGGAaaggagaacttttttttttaaatcagaactttttaaataaaaaataaagcaagtacagatatcaaaataaaatgacaaaatgtgATACATGTTTAATAACAAGAAACTTTATtgaattacaaattttaaaatggctCACTTAAAAGTGGGACTATTTTAATCTTCTTACActcattctttcaaaaattcATGTTATTTTCCAAGTGATAAAAGGTTACTCTGTGACCTGACAAAGTGGAGGTGGGATGGCACCAGTGGCCAATTCTTACATGTGGGGTCTTCTTGTGGACTTCTGGATGTTTTCTCTACTGCATCAAACTGACCTGCGGTGAGCAGTGAGGAAGGGTGGGGGGCGCGGGGCGTATAAGCTGGTGCTGAAGTCTTTCCTTAGGGATCGGAGAGTGGAGATGGAGCAGGATGAGATGTGTTCCTCGTAACTGGGGATTCAAGATGTGCTACAGCCAGCGTGAGATCATTCTTCCTTATTCTCAACCAAGCAGATGACACACACTTAACTGCAAGGTCCGTCCCATAAACGTGGGCCGTGTTATAGCCCACACACTCCTCTGTCCCTCAGCCTTACCTCCTGTGTAACAGAGGCAGCAAGTCAGTCAGGACAGAAATGTGCTCCATCAGTCTCCATATGGAAAGACCACAGCTTAATGATCTATATAAGCCTTAAAGTCCTCAGTCAGGACAGATTTCCAAATCAAAATCAAGTCAGGAACTGTTCACAGGAACCACACTATTCTAAAATGCTAACATCTTCCTCCCAGTGTGTCTtcctacaaaaggaaaaaatggccCAAACTTTCCACTCTTTGCCTGTCTGGGATTTATGAAAAGCATACCAAATTATGACAGTGTTCTGCAAAACTAAAATATACTACAAAGTCAAACAGGTAAATAAACAACAAACCAAACTGATTTCAACAAAGTCAAGTCATATTTCCAAAAGCCAAATCTATTAAGAACAAGTAATACACATGTACAAGAAATTACAAGAAATGAGGATCACAGTTAGttacaaatgcaaaataatatcTAATTATCCCAGACTTGTGAACAGAATAATTAAAATCAATTTCATATGCTAGTTCAAATATTATATACAATTTAGATAAGCTGGTCAAGTATTACTTGAATACACACCATGTCTGATAAACTTATAATTACACTGCCTCatccttttttaatatttgcaGGTACATGCcaatataggggaaaaaaatgtaatttccaCTTGTGTGTTAACTGAGAAGAGTAACATTCTACTGTGTATGTTTTATATTGTAAAAAAGttgttacattttcttttaagaagaaaaaaaaaggtaaaaattaactgccaaaagtttataaaaaatgaaaaaaaaaaaaaaaagttttgaaacagATTCCATTATGTGGTCTCCCTACTGACCTGAAACTACACAAGGCATTTAAGGAAGGGACACTATGTCAAAACCAGAGACTAACCCAAGGGAGGCaagttactttaaaaatctgatttgCAGGAAAACTAGCTAGTTGACCTAGTCTTAAAGCTAATTACAAAATCCATCTTCTTAATGGTCCAGATGTTTTGCCAATGCTTCCAACTCAACAGAActgtcaaaaaagaagaaatattttgtgAGACCTTTAAATACAGACAATGGGGTGTACCTCCTTCCCCTGTTCAACACAGCATACACATGACACTGCTAAAGAaagaggcatttttaaaaaatgttgtattTTCCAGACGTGAACAGTCACCTATATTGTGTTTGACTCCTCCAATTTAGAACTGCTAAGCATacataaagaaataatataaaatattttcttattaagcACTTCTCTCCTTAATtcttaggttaaaaaaattaattccaaattTGAACTTCCAGAGTAAGCCACCATAGGCATCAGCTTTCTACATTACATTGAATTTTCTTAAATCCAACAGGAACTATGTCAGCACTTTACAGCAAACTGCCTGTATTCAATACAAACTATGATATGCccagtcttcctcctcctcatgaTGCTAAACAAATCCAGGAGAGCACTGGAAAAAACAAGTTTGCCCAACAGGATTGAACAGCATGAACATCCATCCCGTAGACCAGTTAAAGAAACTGCCGGCTCCAGACAGGAGACACTGCTTCAAGCCATGAAGACATTGTCAGCACCATAACCTCCAGGCCCAAGAACAGAATCGCTGTGTGTAACGAAACGGGCGCTGGCCTCACCCCTGGAACACTGCTAGAGCCCTCCTCCCACTGTCTTTTTTGTTCACTTCTGATTTCAGGAAATGCTTTAACCTCCGTGACTGTTTTAAAGTAAGGAAACGTCTAAGGTAAGAATAACTTGAAAAGAAGCTTGTAGAATTTTCACATACAAACACAAAACTAATCACAAATAGAAAGCATTTTTGGAGCATCAACAATGACCAGGCACTTTTAAATCTATCATTTCTACTACTCAGCATGACCTGTACTGTGGGCCTTATTTATATTTGTCTGTGAGAATATCACAGTTCAGCAACAGTAAGGGGCAAAGGAGCCCAAAGCGtgtctggctccaaagcccaCCTTCCTCCTGTGGGAGCCCCCAGCCACACACTCCTAGTGTCCCCACCTCTGTTTTAGGTGTGATGTTTCTGTGGCTCACAGAAATCACTGAAGAATGAATCATTCATGTAACATTATTTGCCTGTGTGGGGCTAATTTAGGAGAACACAGGCAACACAAAAGAAGGCTTCGTGAGAAGCCTACCAGATCATGGCAGCGCTCATCCGGATTTCCTAGAATAAACACTGAAACCAGTGGGCTGGATTTCAAAGAGGTACAGTAGTTTTTCCAGAATAAACATTTATGCAACCATACACCCGTGTACGTGTTCCGGAAGAACAAGCATGGGAGCACCTGAAAGGACAGCGTGCGCACAGGATGGCGACACAGGAGCTACACCTCTAAGATCCGGCCTTGTGACTCCTGCACCAAGACCACGCAGAGGGCAGTGTCCGAAGTCACCGTCTAGTTCTAGCAGAGTACCAAACAGTGTGATCCACGACAGACGCCAGCCTTGGCCTCCCCAGCATGGGGCAGGGTGAGCATGGAACACACGGGACAgcccccagagaagagccggTGTAAGCACCCCAGGGAGAAACCACCCCACAGAGCCGGGTGAAACGGGACACCCCCAGGCTCCCTACCTTCCACCGGTTTCCACACTCGTTGCAGACGACAAACGTTGTCATGGGTTCATCAGCACTCCGTGTTTGTACCTATGGCAAAGTTGGGTGAAAAACACTGCTTAAAGCATCTATCTAGaatgcggaagacccgggtttgcgccctgggttaggaagatcccctagagaaggaaatggcaatccactctagtactattgcctggaaaatcccatggacagaggggcctggtaggctacagtctatggggttgcaaagagttggacacaactgagcgactacacaGAAAATCCAACCTAAATTAGAATATCCTACATGAACTACAATGGTAGCACAATAAAATATGCAACAGTCCAAAACAAGCTATTAACAAATTAGCGAAATAATAAGGAAACAACACACATTTCCAAAGAAAAGTCCTTGTCTTCTCATCTTTATCCCAGATAAGTGGGAAAATCATCCAAACTTGCACATTATACTACcaacagaagtgaagtgaagtcactcagtcgtgtccaactctttgcgaccccatggactgtagcctaccaggctcctcagtccatggggttttccaggcaagaatactggagtaggttgccatttccttctccagggatcttccaacccagcaatcaaacccaggtctcccacagtgtaggcagacactttactgtctaagccaggTGAATCGAATATATACTACTGATAAATGgctaacaaatatgaaacattttcatcattaacTAAGAAGCACAGAAATACTAATTAAAAGACCTCTCAGTTTTCTTACAAATTcgtaaaaacataaaaattacaaatactTCATTCTGACAAAAACTGCCAAAACCTTTCTAAAAGTCAGACAGCAACAAGAGCCTTTACCCATCCTCTGTGACTGAGGAACTTGACATCTGCTCTAATATAAGACTGTAACTAGAAACACAAAGTTATTTTGATATGTTTTGAGAGAGATCTCAAGTATAAGGATACATTCTTAATACTAACAAATCCAGCTAACTGAAAATAAGTTGATATTTGTCTTGAAACGGGAGTTGTAAGCCTCTAAGTATGAAAGTGAGTCTTAACAGTCACAAACCTGTGTGTAAGTGCAGTTCTTCTTTTTACATTTGCCGCATGTGAACAAGTCCGTCTGGGTTCCGCCTGTCTTGGCCATCTGATGCTCTCTGATGGCTTCTTTGGTCAAGTTTTTCCGCATCTCTTTGAGCTCATCACTAGCCATCTCCTATCACAAGGACAGCAATACCACCCAGTTACAGGCACCTTCTATACACATGCAGAATGCTGTTTATGCTCCAATAGTTAAACAACAGGATCAAAATCAACGTTTAAAGTTTTGAAAGTGAAATATCGTATTTTTCCTCAAAGGACTCATCAGTTTGTTTACTCTTACATTTTTCCCAAACactcagaaatctgtatgtgaaAACTGCATCTAATGCAATCCGATAGTGATGAGCGTATCCAGACCATGGTCTCTACTACTGCACCCACCTCCTCCGCCAGAAAAGGAACCAGGGGCCTCAGAGGAATGTCTGGTTCTAGTTTTGAGTCAAGAAATGCACAAGACAGGCAGAGTATCTTCTTGTGCCAGGAAGCATGGGAGCTGCCTGACCACTGTGAGCTCATCACTGGACAGAGGGGCTATGTGACAGAGCTCCATTGACCAGACAGAGGATAATTTCTTCAGCCATCATGATAAATCACTGAAAAGACCAACCCATTGGATAAATAAAGTCACAAGTCCGTAACGACACTTAAAAAAGTAGAGCACAAACACGTGCAAAAATGGCAACAAAGGCCCCCACTGGCGGTTAGTGGGGCGCCAACCACTCCTTCTGACAACTGTTAACCAAAGGGAAGAATTACACACTCACCTGCCTTTCCTATCCTAACCAATGGCCTTAAACTCAGGGCAAGTGCTCCTTTATCAAAGAAGTCTAGCTAAGAAAGGTGAAAGGACTTTCCCAATTCTAGAAATCTGTTTTGCAACTCCTAATGACATCACCAGTTCAGGCAAGGATCATCAGTGGGTGAATACGCAGGTGAAAGGCCAGTGGAGAACCTCACAGAGAAGGGATGAGACTGTCCGTACACAAATCCCTGATAAATTTCCACACCAAAGAGAACAAGATACATGTCTCCTGAGGTGATGTAGTATGAAGTAAGAAGGACCACTGATGAAGCATTTGTGCAGGGAAAGTTAAACCTGCATATAATCTAAGCCTACAAAACTAGCTTCCAGTTCACAGAAAAGAATGGAGACAGAAAAATTAGTGTAATGAGGAAGAAACGGGCAATTCAGTGTGAGATACACAAGAGATAAACCAGTTTCTTCAATAGGTCAATGTCATGGAAGAAAAGGGGGCTGGAAAAGGAGACTTAACTATGTTCATACACAGTCTTAAGAGACCAAGCTTAAGGTGACATCTAGACTTCGGGTCCTGATACAAAGTAAATGTACAACCAGGAACATACAATGACTATAAACCAGATATCAGATACATCAAGGAATCATCATTAGACTTGCTGGATGCAGTGATGACAGTGTAGTTATATGAGAATGTCAGATTTTTACAGATTTCTCTCAAGGATAGAGAGGTGGAAAGATATAATGTCTGGAATTTGCTTGAAAATAAttcaggggaaaagaaagaaaacaaagaagggaTAGATAATAAACAAGTGACAAATTACTTAATATACTTGAAGCTTAGGTGATGGGTAGATAGGACTTCAGTACACTATGCTCTGTACTTTGTGAAAGTTTAAAATTATCCtaatgaggttttaaaaaatgaatcttaaaaatataacagttctcattagttatataGAAAGACAAATTCACTTGGATGCTCAGTAAGACAGTGAGACTGTAGACACACTTCAGCTTATATCTATGAATAGCTACAtctaaaaaaagcaaacaatgaatttcattttctgcatcactttctaaataaatataaCGATGGTCAATAAGATGTAGCCAATCTTATAGTATTTAACCAAGAAAAGAGCTTAGAGGTTACAAAGTCTGTTTGCAATTAGAAATTTAATTCTGATTCTACATGAATCtacaataaataacatttttattttttgacaataATTTAATAAGGCAACCACTCAAAGATCATGGTACAGTTATGAAAGGGACAAAGTACTGATGCTAACAATCACCTTACGTTCTTATCTAGTATACTGTATATAGTGTGTATAAAAATGTATTAGGATAGTTATTACAGATGTAGTATTTATTCAGTACTTCATGATTTAAACAGACTTTACACTTGACATCATGGAATACCATCACAGAAATGTTCTATTCAAATACACTCACCTCTGCTGTCATTCTAGCAAACAAGTCAGGAGGAATGTTCCCACACAGCACGTTTTTCCTTAAATTTGGATTTTTGGCATCCTTAAGATTTGATATCCTACTTCGTACTCTATTTTTGTATTTCATGTCTGTGTTCCTTATTTCTTGATAGATAGGTACTAGGCCATTAAGGAAAAAGATTAAATTATAAAGGTCCTAagatcatttttttcctattctgccATGATAAGAATTCCTGAGATTTCTAAGCAGTATTTCCAATTCAGATTAAATTAATAAGGCACTGTTTCTGCCTGATTTCCTGATCAGTACCTGGCAAAAAATAGTGATTTATGCTATGAATGAGCAATACTTTCTCAATGTTTAATGCCAAGTGACACAGATTAAAAGGGTTTAAAATGTAACTCAGGTATTCAATCTGAGTGAGAAAACTTTAGAAAAAGAGCCTGAATTTATACATGCTTTCCCTGGCCCAAATCTGCATTCCGCCAAGGATCCTAAAAGCCTCAAAAAGACCACAGAGCTCCCTTGAGGGCCTTCTGATAGAAGAAGGTTCGGAAGACAGTTTGCAGTGGGCTGGAGGTTCATCTCCTTCCGGCTCAGCAAGAAGCCAGGTTAGCAGTCGGTTTTTCTCAATAGGACGGGCTCCAGCAGGGGCCCAGCCCTAGAGCAGCCACCCCTCTGCCAGGACAGGCCTGCGGTACACTGTCATCTGTCACCAGATAGTCCTGCTCCCTGGACCCATGTGCAAGACTCGCTCTCCCCCACCAGAGCTCTTTCTGAGGCACCCAGTGTGAACGCACAGGACGACGAGCTCAGGGGATTTCTATGCTTTGCTgaggccccccccacccccacaaggtGAGACCCCACTTTACACTCGCTAGCACGTGTCCGTGAGATGTTACGGTCTCAATGTGcaaggcagaaaaataaaagcactgtCACCATTATGTATCTTACTTTTGCATAACAGGACAACAAGAACAACATGTCGCAGACAGCCTTCCCCTTTCCCACCAAAACAATCAAGACAGAAACTGTAGAATAAGATTTTCTATTctttacaggaagaaaaaataatctacTGGGTTCTTGACACCAATATGAATATACACGCAAAGGATATCTTCCTCAATCTGAGATCCCAATTCTTCCTCGTCAGCTCCAATGGCGATATAGTCATCTAAACACAGAGAAGTGTCATGAATGAATGAttacaacatattaaaagaaaatttcagtacAGAGCCAATTAAACTGTATTCCTATTTCTTCAACCCCACTTGCCCTGTACAAAGAATCCTTTCAGTATAGTTTCCTTAGAATCTGGTCTTCTTTGTGACTTCCTCGGCTCCTCCTCTGGATTCAGCTAGTGTCCACAGGGCTCCTGCATGGATGATGTCTTATCCCTCAGGAGTCGGGGAGTCATGCATCCAGCAGGCAACCCCTCATTTCACAACTCCAGAAATTCTGGCTGTTCCCACAGACAGCAGAGAAacttatgcaaagaactgtcttGTCTCCTTCCTGCCTCAGGCTTCCATGCAAATAAACCATTCATTTCATTGGCCAATCACATATATGGACACACTCAGAAGACTTCTAAGCAAACGTTCAAAGTGACAGAAGGAacaaaaaaaactagaaagaaacaagaaaatatacataaagaGATAATAAAGGAAACAGAgtaaagaaaaggcagagtaagaaGAAAAATAGGTCATACTAACTAGGGCTCAGTATAATAGAAAAGGATGCATTTTTAGAAGACAGTAAATACATATTCCTATATATGAAACTTTAAAGCCAAAGTTTTACATAGGAATGAATACCCCTAAATTAAATTAAAGCTCCCATATATAAACCAAGATCTCTTTCTCACTTAAAAAAGTAGGAAATGAAATTATGAATATAAAACTTATTGTATGTCATAGTAACATTTAACAACAGGACAATAATATGGTATCATTAACTCTCAATCTGAGGGGGGGATACTGAGTTTGCAGATTAAACATAAGGAGAAAAAGGATTGTGAAAAAGAGTTTAAATGAGTACGACTCAGGGGAACATTCACCAGAAGGAAGGAACCTATTGTTTCTGAGAATCACACGTAATAAGCAGAGGCCTGGATGCCTGCGCCTCTCTGCTCTCAGTAACGCCCAGCACAACAGCCTCTCCCTGGGCTGGGCGGTGAGGGACAGCAGCCATCGGGATCCCACccagaggatgaaatgaggtGGACAGGGCAGCGGTGGCCTTGGTCAAGGGACTGAGCAACGACATTTACCTCCTGTTCGGAGAGCAGCAGCGAGCATCTCCCTGCACTTTAACCGCACAGAATCAGAAGTGCTCGGCGCCCGAGGAAAAGATGAGACGTACGTGTCCCGGGCATTGGTCTCGTCCTTTCTGCTGCTCATGTTGCCACTGGAGCTGctggaatatacacacacacacacagacacacaaaaaaagaagtcaggaaaACTCTCTTAAAGTGAGTATCATTACCATTACTCTCTAAAAACAGTAATTCTGggcctaaataaatgaaatagtattCCAGTGACtcttaaatggaaaaagaaaaaacctgccTGTAGATAgattaaaaagaagttaaaacttTTAGTAAAGATGAgacaagtcttttatttttttaaccttgatCCTTTTAAAcgttaaacaatatttttaatacagaaaaCACACATTACACCTCAAtacagcacatgaaaagatgggatCTCAGTTATGAGCAGAGGGGGTAGAGGAGGGCACAAAGACTATGATCGCTCTTGACCAAAACCAGAGAGTGAAAGCTGGCAAACCCTGCTCCAATCAGACAACCAGTGAGGCTTATATGTGAGACACCACTTCAGGATAAAAACCACAGGGATGAGGAGTcatgaaaatataaacatctcTTAATTTCTCCCTAAAAATATCAACACCATTGCAACAATTAATAACTCTTCCAGTCAACCTAATCACTTCAACCACTCCTGATTAACTTGCTGTGTTAGATTCTTACTGAAATATTTTCGGACTGGTTTCAGTTAACTTTTACCACAGTAAAGATTTCCGCCAATTAGTTCTGCCAAACTAATCCTGCCTTTCACTCCACTGACGTCACCTGCTACTCCCTGCCGGCAGGCAGCCCCTTGCCCTTGCCGGTAACCCAGCCGGCCCACACACAGCCTGCCTGGGCCCGGCGGCCACTCCGCAGGCCTTCTGAGGTCAGTCTTGTGTTTTCTGAAGTCTCCATGACCCCTGTCTCCCAAAACACACAAGCTCCCATGAAGTGAAATACCTTTCCTCTCTTGCTTCAGGGCTATTCTGTGACGTAACTGcagtatcttttttcttttcttcagagtCTTTATCTGTTGATGGTCCATCTGAAAATTTATGAAATTCCTGTTTCAGTActtgttaaaacaaaacaaaaaacaggactACTACATGTTATCAAGCTATttatcatgcaaaaaaaaaaaaataaaatcctaagcTTTTAACAAGTAAATGAAGTTTACACAGCTATTCTGTTAGCAAATGTACATGGAAGAAAcactgcacattaaaaaaaattaaagtgcaaAGTATATATAACAATGTTGTTTTGATAATTTTTCATGAAGTAAAAAAATTTGAGGTGGTactcaaaatacaaataaatatttcagagatAGTAAACAAAGAAGATTTTCATAGAATATACTTCAGGATTATTAGTTAGGCCTACTCAGCATCTCCTCTATCTTAAATAATCTGAAAACTAATACAGGTTATTAATACTAATGAAGCATAAGCTTTAAGACTTAAAAGAAGTGAGTCATCAGACACGGGAAAATAAAAGTACATAAAATAGGTTGGATGAAGGCAACAGTTTAGCACTGGAAAGAAACATTCACGTTTATATCAACCAAAACAGCTTTGAAGCTGGGTTCAGAAATATTTGGAGCCACTGCGTGAACTACCCCAGTTTGGTCTACCCGAGTC
Above is a window of Bos javanicus breed banteng chromosome 14, ARS-OSU_banteng_1.0, whole genome shotgun sequence DNA encoding:
- the TCEA1 gene encoding transcription elongation factor A protein 1 isoform X1; its protein translation is MEDEVIRIAKKMDKMVQKKNAAGALDLLKELKNIPMTLELLQSTRIGMSVNAIRKQSTDEEVTSLAKSLIKSWKKLLVLKQEFHKFSDGPSTDKDSEEKKKDTAVTSQNSPEAREESSSSGNMSSRKDETNARDTYVSSFPRAPSTSDSVRLKCREMLAAALRTGDDYIAIGADEEELGSQIEEAIYQEIRNTDMKYKNRVRSRISNLKDAKNPNLRKNVLCGNIPPDLFARMTAEEMASDELKEMRKNLTKEAIREHQMAKTGGTQTDLFTCGKCKKKNCTYTQVQTRSADEPMTTFVVCNECGNRWKFC
- the TCEA1 gene encoding transcription elongation factor A protein 1 isoform X3, giving the protein MEDEVIRIAKKMDKMVQKKNAAGALDLLKELKNIPMTLELLQSTRIGMSVNAIRKQSTDEEVTSLAKSLIKSWKKLLDGPSTDKDSEEKKKDTAVTSQNSPEAREESSSSGNMSSRKDETNARDTYVSSFPRAPSTSDSVRLKCREMLAAALRTGDDYIAIGADEEELGSQIEEAIYQEIRNTDMKYKNRVRSRISNLKDAKNPNLRKNVLCGNIPPDLFARMTAEEMASDELKEMRKNLTKEAIREHQMAKTGGTQTDLFTCGKCKKKNCTYTQVQTRSADEPMTTFVVCNECGNRWKFC
- the TCEA1 gene encoding transcription elongation factor A protein 1 isoform X2, translated to MEDEVIRIAKKMDKMVQKKNAAGALDLLKELKNIPMTLELLQSTRIGMSVNAIRKQSTDEEVTSLAKSLIKSWKKLLVLKQEFHKFSDGPSTDKDSEEKKKDTAVTSQNSPEAREESSSGNMSSRKDETNARDTYVSSFPRAPSTSDSVRLKCREMLAAALRTGDDYIAIGADEEELGSQIEEAIYQEIRNTDMKYKNRVRSRISNLKDAKNPNLRKNVLCGNIPPDLFARMTAEEMASDELKEMRKNLTKEAIREHQMAKTGGTQTDLFTCGKCKKKNCTYTQVQTRSADEPMTTFVVCNECGNRWKFC
- the TCEA1 gene encoding transcription elongation factor A protein 1 isoform X4 yields the protein MEDEVIRIAKKMDKMVQKKNAAGALDLLKELKNIPMTLELLQSTRIGMSVNAIRKQSTDEEVTSLAKSLIKSWKKLLDGPSTDKDSEEKKKDTAVTSQNSPEAREESSSGNMSSRKDETNARDTYVSSFPRAPSTSDSVRLKCREMLAAALRTGDDYIAIGADEEELGSQIEEAIYQEIRNTDMKYKNRVRSRISNLKDAKNPNLRKNVLCGNIPPDLFARMTAEEMASDELKEMRKNLTKEAIREHQMAKTGGTQTDLFTCGKCKKKNCTYTQVQTRSADEPMTTFVVCNECGNRWKFC